In Gemmatimonadales bacterium, the following are encoded in one genomic region:
- a CDS encoding YifB family Mg chelatase-like AAA ATPase — protein MLARIHSAAVLGVDALAVDVEIDIVSGLPSFTTVGLPLGAVKEGRERVAAALGNSGFQLPLRRITVNLAPADLPKRGSAFDLPIAIGILAASGQIPDDKLARTLLLGELGLEGDLRPIRGALPIALAARALGCSDLVLPASNVAEAAVVDGVNVRGAATLAAVCDHLSGSVPIEPASANAAHGNSRLSRNADVDLADVRAQVAAKRALEVAAAGSHNLLMLGAPGAGKTMLARRLPTILPPLTRAEALDVTRIHSVAGLLRTGDALIDERPFRAPHHTVSYAGLIGGGAIPRPGEVSLAHHGVLFLDEVAELPNHVLEMLRQPMEDGVVVISRASMSLTYPARFLLIASMNPCPCGYLGDSSRQCACAPAAVQRYRAKVSGPLLDRIDIHLSVPPVAYDDLAARTPAESSATVRGRVEAARDRQLHRFRRSPGIFANAHMGPREVGRHVRIDAETELVLKGAVAKLGLSARAYHRVLKLARTLADLAGVDAVGPAHVAEAVQYRVLDRGG, from the coding sequence CTGCTCGCCCGTATTCATTCCGCCGCCGTGCTCGGCGTCGACGCCCTCGCAGTTGATGTCGAAATCGACATCGTCAGCGGGCTGCCATCGTTCACCACCGTCGGGCTTCCGCTGGGCGCGGTGAAGGAGGGTCGAGAGCGCGTCGCCGCGGCGCTCGGCAACTCCGGCTTCCAGCTCCCGCTCCGGCGGATCACCGTCAATCTCGCGCCCGCCGATCTGCCGAAACGCGGCAGCGCGTTTGACCTTCCGATCGCGATCGGAATCCTCGCCGCGAGCGGTCAGATCCCCGACGACAAGCTCGCGCGCACGCTCCTGCTCGGAGAGCTTGGCCTGGAAGGTGATCTCCGCCCGATTCGCGGGGCACTTCCGATCGCCCTCGCCGCACGCGCGCTTGGCTGTTCCGATCTGGTCCTGCCGGCGTCGAATGTGGCGGAGGCTGCGGTCGTCGACGGAGTCAACGTACGCGGCGCCGCGACACTCGCTGCCGTCTGCGATCATCTGAGCGGTAGTGTGCCGATCGAGCCGGCATCGGCGAATGCCGCCCATGGGAACTCCAGGCTTTCCCGGAACGCGGATGTCGATCTCGCCGACGTCAGAGCGCAGGTTGCCGCGAAGCGCGCGCTCGAGGTTGCGGCAGCTGGATCACACAATCTGCTGATGCTCGGTGCCCCTGGAGCGGGGAAGACGATGCTCGCTCGACGGCTTCCGACGATCCTCCCACCGCTCACGCGCGCGGAGGCGCTCGACGTGACGCGGATCCACAGCGTGGCTGGGCTGCTGCGCACCGGCGACGCATTGATCGACGAACGGCCGTTTCGGGCGCCGCATCATACGGTGAGCTACGCGGGGCTGATCGGGGGTGGTGCGATCCCGCGGCCGGGTGAGGTGTCGCTGGCGCATCACGGCGTACTGTTTCTCGACGAGGTCGCGGAACTGCCGAATCATGTGCTGGAGATGCTGCGGCAACCGATGGAGGACGGTGTCGTCGTGATCTCGCGCGCCTCGATGTCGCTCACCTATCCGGCGCGCTTTCTCCTGATTGCCAGCATGAATCCGTGTCCGTGTGGATACCTCGGCGATTCTTCGAGACAGTGCGCCTGTGCGCCCGCCGCGGTCCAGCGATACCGGGCCAAGGTGTCGGGGCCGCTCCTCGACCGGATCGACATTCATCTCAGCGTGCCACCGGTTGCGTACGACGATCTCGCCGCGCGCACGCCCGCGGAGTCGAGTGCGACAGTACGCGGGCGCGTCGAAGCGGCACGAGACCGGCAGCTCCATCGGTTCCGGAGGTCACCGGGAATCTTCGCCAACGCGCACATGGGGCCGCGCGAGGTCGGGCGACACGTTCGCATTGACGCCGAGACTGAATTGGTGCTCAAGGGTGCGGTCGCCAAGCTCGGGCTTTCGGCGCGGGCGTATCACAGGGTGCTGAAGCTGGCGCGGACGCTGGCGGACCTGGCGGGAGTCGATGCGGTCGGGCCGGCGCACGTCGCGGAGGCGGTGCAGTACCGGGTGCTTGATAGGGGAGGGTGA
- the hemC gene encoding hydroxymethylbilane synthase, with amino-acid sequence MKLTIGTRGSALARAQANDVARRLTAAGHRVDVAVISTLGDRAATEPFADVGAFGIFVREIEAALIAGDIDIAVHSYKDIPSTSPQSLVIASVPERLDPADLLLICRDATDDSAAHFPLRNGVRVGTSAARRTAWLRAARPDLVTLPLRGNVPTRVASLCDGKYDAIVLAAAGIARLERLTDGDRLELPPTITVVRLDPTRFVPAPSQGAIALQVRADRSAVIAAAGGINDVTTARALRAEREALRLAEGGCTLPFGAWCSGVDGQLRLTVALGLEDGTIARGAKTGTNPDALARAAWAELRATAGIDAVESPSGPAPVAASASGLS; translated from the coding sequence ATGAAGCTCACGATCGGGACGCGCGGATCGGCACTTGCGCGCGCGCAGGCGAATGACGTCGCGCGCCGCCTCACCGCGGCCGGGCATCGCGTTGACGTTGCCGTGATCAGCACGCTGGGTGATCGCGCGGCGACCGAACCGTTCGCCGACGTCGGTGCATTCGGCATCTTCGTGCGGGAGATCGAAGCGGCACTGATCGCCGGCGACATCGACATCGCAGTGCATTCGTACAAGGACATCCCGTCGACGAGCCCGCAGAGCCTGGTCATTGCATCGGTACCGGAACGCCTCGATCCTGCGGATCTCCTGCTCATTTGCCGCGACGCGACCGACGACAGCGCGGCGCACTTTCCGCTGCGCAACGGTGTGCGGGTGGGAACTTCCGCGGCACGGCGGACGGCGTGGCTGCGCGCCGCACGTCCCGACCTGGTGACACTGCCGTTGCGCGGCAATGTGCCGACGCGCGTCGCGTCGCTCTGCGACGGGAAATACGATGCCATCGTCCTCGCGGCAGCGGGCATCGCTCGACTGGAGCGGCTCACCGACGGCGACCGCTTGGAGTTGCCGCCCACGATCACGGTGGTGCGGCTCGATCCGACCCGATTCGTTCCGGCGCCATCGCAGGGTGCGATCGCGCTGCAGGTGCGCGCCGATCGGAGCGCCGTGATCGCGGCGGCCGGCGGGATCAACGATGTCACGACTGCGCGTGCGCTTCGTGCGGAGCGCGAAGCACTCCGCCTCGCCGAGGGCGGATGCACCCTCCCGTTCGGGGCATGGTGCAGCGGCGTCGACGGACAGCTCCGCCTCACCGTCGCCCTCGGCCTGGAGGACGGGACCATTGCGCGCGGAGCGAAGACCGGCACCAATCCCGACGCACTTGCTCGTGCGGCGTGGGCCGAGCTGCGAGCCACGGCAGGCATCGACGCCGTCGAATCACCATCGGGCCCGGCTCCAGTCGCGGCATCGGCGTCGGGCCTGTCATGA
- a CDS encoding uroporphyrinogen-III synthase: MMRHSLQGHRILVTRAVDDSARWASRFAEAGAETVILPCLSFESIADDSTRATLVDAVQHTDWLLLTSPRGAEATAQLLGSERLPSTVRVGVVGPATGRVAAARLGRVDLVAMQQSAAGLAQELVALHRAGARGPRGVIATSAIATDAAPAILRSAGWEARDVVVYRTIPAAPTAPRRDLAADRIDVIVLASPSAVTGLLRVANVPTSARIVTIGPTTSQAAVAAGLTVAREANEPTFEGILEAIG, encoded by the coding sequence ATGATGCGCCATTCGCTGCAGGGTCATCGCATCCTGGTGACGCGTGCGGTTGACGACTCGGCGCGCTGGGCGTCGCGCTTCGCCGAAGCGGGCGCTGAGACCGTGATTCTCCCGTGCCTCTCCTTCGAGTCGATCGCTGACGACTCAACTCGCGCAACGCTCGTCGACGCTGTGCAGCACACCGACTGGTTGCTGCTGACATCCCCGCGCGGCGCGGAAGCGACGGCGCAGCTGCTGGGATCGGAGCGGCTTCCGAGCACAGTGCGCGTTGGGGTCGTCGGCCCAGCCACTGGGCGTGTGGCGGCGGCGCGTCTCGGTCGCGTTGACCTCGTGGCGATGCAGCAGTCCGCGGCAGGTCTGGCGCAGGAACTCGTCGCGCTCCACCGCGCGGGGGCTCGTGGGCCGCGTGGCGTGATCGCGACCAGCGCCATCGCGACCGACGCTGCACCGGCGATCCTTCGCTCGGCCGGTTGGGAGGCGCGTGATGTCGTGGTCTATCGCACCATTCCGGCGGCGCCGACGGCCCCGCGCCGCGATCTGGCGGCCGATCGGATCGACGTCATCGTCCTCGCGTCGCCGTCAGCGGTGACCGGCCTGCTGCGGGTCGCGAACGTGCCGACCAGTGCGCGCATCGTTACGATCGGTCCGACGACGTCGCAAGCGGCGGTGGCGGCAGGACTCACCGTTGCGCGTGAAGCGAACGAGCCGACATTCGAGGGGATTCTGGAGGCAATCGGATGA
- a CDS encoding glutamate-1-semialdehyde 2,1-aminomutase, with product MARRAGGRSREPAGDGPRRRRHGDHVSRTRRPAWRLVVSAGRESEEWMARAEHVMPGGVSSPVRAFRAVGGTPPVIRSGAGAEVVDVDGNRYVDFVGSWGPLILGHAHPDVVAAITDAASRGTTFGAPGEREIELAERIVAAYPGIEQVRFVSSGTEAVMSAIRLARGATHRDKIVKFAGCYHGHADHLLVAAGSGLVTFGRPSSAGVPAAFAAETIVLPLDDETQLTEVLRRDGDKIAAVIIEPVPANNGLLLQRPEFLATLRRETGRAGIVLIFDEVISGFRVARGGAAEYYGIVPDLVTFGKIIGGGLPVGAFAGPRRLMQHLAPDGAVYQAGTLSGNALAMSAGLATLKVLEHGDAWPRLEQLGATLASLLEPVISDWESPATLVHLGSLFWLSLQAGDPPRSAAAIDPAAATRYRALFHSLLDQGIAMAPSAFEVGFLSLAHERRHLERLRDALIVAARAVPTEALAS from the coding sequence ATGGCTCGACGAGCCGGCGGTCGTTCGCGAGAACCTGCAGGCGATGGTCCGCGCCGGCGCCGACATGGTGATCACGTATCACGCACGCGACGCCCTGCGTGGCGACTGGTTGTGAGCGCCGGCCGGGAATCCGAGGAGTGGATGGCGCGTGCCGAGCACGTGATGCCCGGCGGCGTGAGCTCGCCGGTGCGGGCGTTCCGTGCCGTAGGCGGGACGCCGCCGGTGATCCGGAGCGGGGCGGGCGCCGAGGTTGTCGACGTCGACGGCAATCGGTACGTCGATTTCGTCGGATCGTGGGGACCACTCATCCTGGGCCACGCACATCCGGACGTCGTCGCGGCGATCACCGACGCCGCGTCCCGCGGCACGACCTTCGGCGCCCCCGGTGAACGCGAAATCGAACTCGCCGAGCGGATCGTCGCCGCGTATCCCGGGATTGAGCAGGTACGCTTTGTCTCGTCCGGCACTGAAGCGGTGATGAGCGCAATTCGTCTCGCGCGCGGGGCGACGCATCGGGACAAGATCGTGAAATTCGCCGGCTGCTATCACGGGCATGCCGATCATCTACTCGTTGCTGCGGGCTCCGGGCTGGTGACCTTTGGCCGTCCGTCGTCGGCGGGGGTGCCGGCGGCCTTTGCGGCGGAGACGATCGTCCTCCCGCTCGACGACGAAACGCAACTCACCGAAGTGCTCCGTCGCGACGGCGACAAGATCGCCGCGGTGATCATCGAGCCGGTCCCTGCGAACAACGGCCTGCTGCTGCAGCGCCCCGAATTTCTCGCGACCCTTCGGCGCGAAACCGGGCGCGCCGGGATCGTGCTGATCTTCGATGAAGTGATCTCGGGATTCCGCGTGGCCCGGGGCGGGGCTGCGGAGTATTACGGGATCGTCCCCGATCTCGTCACGTTCGGAAAGATCATCGGCGGCGGGCTGCCGGTGGGCGCTTTTGCCGGCCCGCGACGGCTGATGCAGCACCTCGCTCCCGATGGTGCGGTCTATCAGGCTGGCACTCTCTCCGGCAACGCACTGGCAATGAGCGCCGGTCTTGCCACGCTCAAAGTGCTCGAACACGGCGACGCGTGGCCGCGGCTCGAACAACTCGGTGCGACGCTCGCCTCGCTACTGGAGCCGGTGATCTCCGATTGGGAATCGCCGGCGACGCTGGTGCACCTTGGTTCGCTGTTCTGGCTCTCGCTGCAGGCGGGCGATCCGCCACGGAGCGCGGCCGCAATCGATCCGGCCGCCGCGACGCGCTATCGCGCGCTCTTTCATTCGCTGCTCGATCAGGGGATCGCGATGGCCCCGTCGGCGTTCGAAGTCGGCTTCCTTTCGCTGGCCCACGAACGGCGGCACCTCGAACGGCTTCGCGACGCACTCATCGTCGCTGCGCGCGCGGTCCCCACCGAGGCGCTCGCCTCGTGA
- a CDS encoding HAMP domain-containing sensor histidine kinase — protein sequence MNGWRLTRSLQVGFLVLLGICTAQLAYWLADEVSYTAVVQTDLREAHHADAEAAQLMLRAGANWGTIAATYPDLTLGPDSMVSIRPETLAALDAQRFHRLNRYAWEGGFFLAVLLAAMAVVYRALRNEARLRARQEHFLDAVSHELKSPLASLKLSAETLALRDPPPERRAELIRRMLADLNRLERMDANVLEVTRLDAGDAVEHRGPVALAAAVSSVVDELSEVANDAAVTVTTNVPVALVALADEDRVQTVLRNLLHNAIRAATPGGDVEIHGTVSKGQVELQVRDNGIGFPSAAAPRLFTKFYRVEGSEPARMGGTGLGLYLVRRCVDLDHGAVTASSAGTGHGAIFTVIWPLAVGSTASAAAAKAFA from the coding sequence GTGAACGGCTGGCGGCTGACGCGCTCGTTGCAGGTCGGATTCCTCGTCCTCCTCGGCATCTGCACTGCGCAGTTGGCGTACTGGCTTGCCGACGAAGTGTCGTACACCGCCGTGGTGCAAACCGACCTGCGCGAAGCACACCACGCCGACGCCGAGGCGGCTCAGCTGATGCTCCGCGCCGGCGCAAACTGGGGAACGATCGCTGCCACCTATCCCGACCTGACCCTTGGCCCCGACTCCATGGTTTCGATCAGGCCGGAAACGCTGGCCGCGCTCGACGCGCAGCGCTTTCACCGACTGAACCGGTATGCCTGGGAAGGAGGATTCTTCCTGGCGGTCCTCCTCGCCGCGATGGCGGTGGTCTATCGCGCCTTGCGCAACGAGGCAAGGCTGCGAGCGCGGCAGGAACATTTCCTCGACGCAGTGTCCCACGAACTGAAGAGTCCGCTCGCGTCGCTCAAGCTTTCGGCCGAAACGCTGGCGCTCCGCGATCCGCCACCGGAGCGGCGCGCCGAGCTCATTCGCCGGATGCTGGCGGACCTGAATCGACTCGAACGGATGGACGCCAACGTCCTCGAGGTGACGCGTCTCGACGCCGGGGATGCCGTCGAGCATCGCGGACCGGTCGCGCTGGCGGCGGCGGTGAGCTCCGTGGTGGATGAGCTGAGCGAGGTCGCGAATGACGCCGCGGTGACTGTTACCACAAACGTACCGGTAGCGCTCGTGGCGCTTGCGGACGAGGACCGGGTGCAGACCGTGCTCCGGAATTTGCTCCACAACGCGATTCGCGCGGCAACGCCGGGCGGAGATGTCGAGATCCACGGCACCGTGTCGAAGGGACAGGTCGAGCTTCAGGTGCGTGACAACGGGATCGGATTTCCATCCGCCGCGGCGCCGCGGCTCTTCACGAAGTTCTATCGAGTCGAAGGGAGCGAGCCGGCGCGGATGGGTGGTACCGGCCTTGGTCTCTATCTGGTGCGGCGGTGCGTCGATCTCGATCATGGTGCCGTGACGGCGAGCAGTGCCGGGACCGGCCATGGCGCGATTTTTACCGTGATCTGGCCACTGGCGGTGGGATCGACAGCGTCGGCCGCCGCAGCGAAGGCGTTCGCATGA
- the hemH gene encoding ferrochelatase: MTASDAPSLLLVNLGTPQAPTTASVRAFLAEFLGDPEVVDLPRWIWLPTLYGIVLRTRPKRVAEQYASIWSPAGSPLRVGTEAITARAATQASDHSVRCAYRYGAPSIDTMIRQMANETRGQIVVVPLFPQRTDATTGTVFRLARKVAARAGVGPRIVERAIPADDPGYIAALVERWREALAAAPTAPDHLVISYHGLPVRYDNREGHVYTGDCERTTTAFLAAAGWPRDRTTVAYQSKFGSEPWLTPATSDVIAELPARGVKHLAVIAPGFVTEGLETLEELGIRARETFVAAGGESFTYAGAVGDHPAFVQGLVNLAQR; the protein is encoded by the coding sequence ATGACCGCCTCCGACGCTCCATCACTCCTCCTCGTCAACCTCGGCACTCCCCAGGCGCCGACGACGGCGTCGGTGCGCGCCTTTCTCGCCGAATTCCTCGGCGACCCCGAAGTGGTCGACCTGCCGCGGTGGATCTGGCTGCCGACGCTGTACGGTATCGTCCTCCGCACCAGACCGAAGCGTGTGGCAGAGCAGTACGCATCGATCTGGTCGCCCGCCGGTTCGCCACTCCGCGTCGGCACCGAGGCGATCACCGCGCGCGCCGCGACACAGGCATCGGACCACTCGGTGCGATGCGCGTACCGCTACGGTGCCCCGTCGATCGACACAATGATCCGGCAGATGGCGAACGAAACGCGCGGGCAGATCGTCGTGGTCCCGCTCTTTCCGCAGCGCACCGACGCAACGACCGGGACGGTCTTTCGGCTCGCACGGAAGGTCGCCGCTCGCGCCGGCGTCGGGCCGCGCATCGTCGAACGTGCCATTCCTGCCGACGATCCCGGCTACATCGCAGCATTGGTGGAACGATGGCGCGAAGCACTCGCGGCCGCGCCGACCGCGCCTGACCATCTCGTCATATCGTATCATGGCCTTCCGGTGCGATACGACAACCGCGAAGGCCACGTCTACACCGGCGATTGCGAGCGGACCACAACCGCTTTTCTCGCGGCGGCTGGCTGGCCGCGTGACCGCACCACGGTCGCCTACCAGTCGAAGTTCGGCTCGGAACCGTGGCTCACGCCGGCGACATCCGACGTGATCGCGGAGCTTCCCGCTCGCGGCGTGAAGCACCTAGCAGTGATCGCGCCGGGATTCGTGACCGAAGGGCTTGAGACTCTTGAGGAGCTCGGGATACGCGCGCGGGAGACATTTGTGGCCGCCGGCGGCGAGTCGTTTACCTATGCGGGAGCGGTCGGCGACCACCCCGCTTTCGTGCAGGGACTCGTCAATCTGGCGCAGCGCTAG
- the hemB gene encoding porphobilinogen synthase, whose protein sequence is MSIDSGGVGRIRPRRLRRTAALRDLVADTWVRPQQLTMPHFVLPVERGDEPIPSMPGLSRLGTDDLVRAVAGDRALGIATVLLFGSPPEGSKDATGSCSCNPDGAVPRAIRALRGALGSDLVIITDVCLCAYTDHGHCGVLANGEVDNDRSLQSISEMAVAHAAAGADIVAPSDMMDGRVGAIRDALDIAGHIDTGILSYAVKYASAYYGPFRDAADSAPQHGDRRAYQMDPRRRDEAIREVQLDEAEGADMVMVKPALAYLDVVRQVRDATTLPLAAYNVSGEYSAVKAAAMQGWLDEPAVVRENLQAMVRAGADMVITYHARDALRGDWL, encoded by the coding sequence ATGAGCATCGATTCCGGCGGCGTGGGGCGGATTCGGCCGCGGCGCCTGCGGCGGACAGCGGCGCTTCGTGACCTCGTCGCCGACACCTGGGTACGGCCACAGCAGTTGACCATGCCGCACTTCGTGCTGCCGGTCGAGCGCGGCGACGAACCGATTCCTTCGATGCCCGGGCTGTCGCGCCTCGGCACGGACGACCTCGTCCGCGCCGTTGCCGGCGATCGCGCGCTCGGCATCGCCACCGTGCTCCTCTTCGGCTCGCCGCCCGAAGGGAGCAAGGATGCCACCGGTTCATGCAGCTGTAATCCCGACGGTGCGGTGCCCCGGGCCATTCGCGCGCTGCGCGGTGCGCTGGGATCCGATCTCGTGATCATCACCGACGTCTGTCTCTGTGCCTATACCGATCACGGTCATTGCGGTGTGCTCGCCAACGGAGAAGTCGACAACGATCGATCGTTGCAGTCGATCAGCGAGATGGCGGTCGCGCATGCCGCTGCTGGTGCAGACATCGTCGCGCCCTCGGATATGATGGACGGACGAGTCGGTGCCATTCGCGATGCCCTCGACATCGCGGGTCACATCGATACAGGAATTCTCTCCTACGCGGTCAAGTATGCGTCAGCGTACTACGGGCCGTTCCGCGACGCCGCCGATTCGGCGCCGCAGCACGGCGATCGTCGCGCCTATCAGATGGATCCGCGCCGTCGCGACGAGGCGATTCGTGAAGTGCAGCTCGACGAAGCAGAAGGTGCCGACATGGTGATGGTGAAGCCGGCGCTCGCCTATCTGGATGTGGTGCGTCAGGTGCGCGACGCCACGACCCTTCCGCTCGCCGCCTACAACGTGTCGGGCGAATACTCCGCGGTGAAGGCCGCGGCGATGCAGGGATGGCTCGACGAGCCGGCGGTCGTTCGCGAGAACCTGCAGGCGATGGTCCGCGCCGGCGCCGACATGGTGATCACGTATCACGCACGCGACGCCCTGCGTGGCGACTGGTTGTGA
- a CDS encoding isochorismatase family cysteine hydrolase, protein MTNNTPKTALLVMDVQPGIVDRIGDKSSYLPLAQKAVDHAHARGLLVIHVVVSFRPGAPEASDYFRQHAAGLVNVQPALTPAEGDVVVVKKRISAFAGSDLEVLLRANDIRQLVLCGIATSGVVLSTLREAADKDYAMTVLSDLCADPDPEVHRVLLEKVFARQAKVITAAEWMATPAGPS, encoded by the coding sequence ATGACAAACAATACCCCGAAGACCGCGCTGCTGGTCATGGATGTGCAACCCGGGATCGTCGACCGGATTGGCGACAAGAGCAGCTACCTCCCGCTGGCGCAGAAGGCCGTCGATCACGCCCACGCCCGCGGCCTCCTCGTCATCCACGTCGTGGTCTCGTTCCGGCCGGGCGCTCCGGAGGCGAGCGACTATTTCAGGCAGCACGCCGCCGGCCTCGTCAACGTGCAGCCGGCCCTCACTCCTGCGGAAGGCGACGTCGTCGTCGTGAAGAAGCGGATCAGCGCGTTTGCCGGGAGCGACCTCGAAGTCCTGCTGCGAGCCAACGATATCCGGCAGCTGGTTCTCTGCGGCATCGCCACCAGCGGCGTCGTGCTCTCGACGTTGCGCGAAGCGGCCGACAAGGACTACGCCATGACGGTGCTCTCTGATCTCTGCGCCGATCCCGATCCTGAAGTCCACCGCGTGCTGCTCGAGAAGGTCTTTGCGCGCCAGGCGAAGGTGATCACGGCGGCCGAGTGGATGGCGACACCTGCAGGACCTTCCTGA